From the genome of Eucalyptus grandis isolate ANBG69807.140 chromosome 2, ASM1654582v1, whole genome shotgun sequence, one region includes:
- the LOC104425630 gene encoding acyl carrier protein 1, chloroplastic, translated as MASATGTSLCMKLASCSLKRTQPSNSRISSLRSVSVPINTKGYPSLVSRRGSSRRQVLCAAKPETVDKVCAIVRKQLALPDDSAVTGDSKFAALGADSLDTVEIVMGLEEEFGISVEEESAQSITTVQEAADMIEKLIEKN; from the exons ATGGCGTCCGCTACTGGAACCTCCCTTTGCATGAAGCTCGCTTCGTGCTCTTTGAAGCGGACCCAG CCATCAAACAGCAGAATCTCAAGTCTGAGATCAGTCTCAGTGCCCATCAATACGAAAGGCTATCCGTCTCTTGTTTCACGCCGAGGGTCATCCCGCCGTCAGGTTTTATGTGCG GCCAAGCCCGAGACTGTGGACAAGGTCTGTGCGATAGTGAGGAAGCAGTTGGCGTTGCCAGATGACTCTGCCGTTACAGGAGACTCTAAGTTTGCAGCACTTGGAGCTGATTCTCTTGACACG GTGGAGATTGTGATGGGGCTTGAGGAGGAATTCGGGATCAGCGTGGAGGAAGAGAGCGCTCAGAGCATCACCACCGTCCAAGAGGCTGCTGATATGATTGAGAAGCTCATTGAGAAAAATTAG
- the LOC104429753 gene encoding LOW QUALITY PROTEIN: uncharacterized protein LOC104429753 (The sequence of the model RefSeq protein was modified relative to this genomic sequence to represent the inferred CDS: deleted 2 bases in 1 codon), producing MPDETADSKEVPLGNDKLAGLSYVESQEPGDLSQANALDFVDRFLKDNVEQLDEELDFGKTIGRKPLSISCAEGPRNLAKSASRITVRAEVFDWDDGREDEGGGDIFCRRREDFFDGGSSKGRSLTLPSKHRNRFQDGQADRDEPSSAPCKTTGVLHSDSNAIRRMGGKSQMLAKAAQMNHKRDLANQLDEQSKIDSSRDSLGAIAVDACVPDMLNVGFDTQLAAEAMEELCQGEALPREDNCDISISTRKLRSTKRDDNEQSKKPSISLQKRSKDKKRCRSSGQKTHNLDMTDATANMSEKSNKLPSENLQYRNRESLGRCQAGEFGKRIATRTSNGVTFASKQQLLGKGGFFTSIARRTRSSLALNQVQRTECLSSNHTKATDGAENVEVRKRKRSTQEGRSSKKSDDDSMVKARGNSPEQLFAVERKRSVRRMKSDATRKSDLEVQLPAQNFEAGLENATSETTSFKLNREPLAKGLNMTDTIGQSERNGDVGATSSTENSEANAILDHTSGEKCNGNSAHTTPINCSTAFNDASPVCVGNGYMSPSCKKNLSRSYLRNEIKSLSATGPQPSSAYKDMRKRRDMSDICVLYSHHLDDDIIKQQKKILARLGASAVSSIAEATHFITDKFVRTRNMLEAIASGKPVVTHLWLESCGQANCFLDERNYILRDAKKEKQFGFSMPVSLARACQHPLLLGRRVLITSNAKPGKDIISSLVKAVGGQPVERIGRSALRDDKLTDDLLILSCEDDYDTCLPFLEKGVTVYSSELLLNGIVTQKLEYERHCLFADHVKRTRSTIWLKKDGNNFVPVTKLK from the exons ATGCCTGATGAGACAGCTGACTCAAAGGAAGTTCCTCTTGGAAATGACAAACTTGCTGGATTAAGCTATGTAGAATCTCAAGAACCGGGAGATCTTTCTCAGGCAAATGCACTTGATTTTGTTGACAGGTTTCTGAAGGACAATGTTGAGCAACTTGATGAAGAGCTTGACTTTGGAAAGACCATTGGAAGAAAACCATTATCAATCTCGTGTGCAGAAGGGCCACGGAATTTGGCCAAGAGTGCAAGTAGAATAACTGTAAGAGCAGAGGTTTTTGACTGGGATGATGGACGCGAGGATGAGGGTGGTGGAGATATTTTTTGCAGGAGGAGGGAAGATTTCTTTGATGGTGGGAGCAGTAAGGGCAGATCCCTGACCTTGCCCAGCAAGCACAGAAACAGATTTCAAGACGGTCAAGCAGATAGGGACGAACCATCGAGTGCCCCCTGCAAAACAACTGGCGTACTTCATTCTGATTCAAATGCAATTCGGAGAATGGGTGGAAAAAGTCAGATGTTGGCCAAAGCGGCTCAAATGAATCACAAAAGGGATCTTGCAAATCAGTTGGATGAACAGTCTAAGATAGATTCTTCAAGAGACAGCTTGGGGGCAATTGCTGTTGATGCTTGTGTGCCAGACATGCTCAATGTCGGCTTTGACACTCAACTGGCTGCAGAGGCTATGGAAGAATTATGCCAGGGGGAGGCCCTTCCTAGGGAGGATAATTGTGATATCAGCATTTCTACAAGAAAGTTGAGAAGCACAAAGAGAGATGATAATGAACAAAGTAAAAAGCCATCTATCTCCCTGCAGAAGCGTTCCAAGGATAAGAAGAGGTGCCGCAGTTCTGGACAAAAAACTCACAACTTGGATATGACTGACGCTACTGCCAATATGAGTGAAAAGTCGAATAAGTTGCCTTCCGAGAACTTACAGTATAGAAACAGGGAATCTCTTGGAAGATGCCAAGCTGGTGAGTTTGGTAAACGAATTGCCACCAGAACATCGAATGGAGTTACTTTTGCCAGCAAGCAGCAATTACTAGGCAAAGGTGGTTTCTTTACATCCATTGCTAGGAGAACCAGATCTTCCTTGGCACTTAATCAAGTGCAAAGGACAGAATGTTTATCAAGCAACCACACTAAAGCAACAGATGGTGCAGAGAATGTTGAGGTacgtaaaaggaaaagaagcacccaagaaggaagaagcagcaaaaaaagtgatgatgacTCAATGGTCAAGGCTAGAGGAAATTCACCGGAGCAACTCTTTGCAGTAGAAAGG AAGAGGTCTGTTAGACGGATGAAATCTGATGCTACAAGAAAGAGTGATCTGGAAGTACAGTTGCCAGCTCAAAATTTTGAAGCTGGACTAGAGAATGCCACTAGTGAGACCACTTCTTTCAAGTTGAATAGGGAACCGTTAGCTAAAGGTTTAAACATGACTGACACAATTGGACAGTCTGAGAGAAATGGGGATGTGGGCGCCACATCATCCACTGAGAATTCAGAAGCAAATGCCATTTTAGATCATACTTCAGGAGAAAAATGTAATGGAAATTCAGCTCATACTACCCCTATTAACTGTTCAACGGCCTTCAATGATGCTTCGCCGGTTTGTGTGGGGAATGGTTATATGTCTCCATCGTGCAAGAAGAACCTTTCAAGATCATACCTCAGGAACGAAATTAAGAGCTTAAGTGCAACAGGACCACAACCTTCTTCAGCATATAAGGATATGCGGAAGAGGAGAGACATGAGTGACATTTGTGTCTTGTACAGCCACCACTTGGATGATGATATTATCAAGCAGCAGAAAAAG ATCTTGGCTCGTCTAGGAGCTTCTGCAGTGTCTTCTATTGCTGAAGCCACACATTTCATAACAGATAAATTCGTGCGTACAAGAAATATGTTAGAAGCAATTGCTTCTGGAAAGCCGGTAGTTACCCATTTATGGCTTGAGAGTTGTGGACAAGCAAACTGCTTTCTCGATGAGAGAAATTACATACTAAGAGATGCTAAGAAGGAGAAGCAATTCGGCTTCAGTATGCCCGTTTCATTGGCACGCGCATGCCAGCATCCACTTTTACTG GGTCGAAGAGTTTTGATCACCTCAAATGCAAAGCCTGGTAAAGACATAATATCAAGTCTAGTCAAAGCAGTTGGTGGCCAA CCAGTAGAGAGAATTGGAAGATCTGCTTTGAGAGATGATAAATTAACAGATGATTTGTTGATTTTATCCTGTGAGGACGACTATGACACGTGCCTTCCTTTCCTTGAGAAAG GAGTAACCGTATATAGTTCAGAGCTTCTGCTGAACGGGATAGTTACTCAAAAGCTGGAATATGAAAG GCACTGTCTCTTTGCAGATCATGTTAAAAGAACTCGCTCGACGATTTGGCTGAAAAAAGATGGTAACAATTTTGTTCCTGTGACCAAACTTAAATAG